A window of Microbacterium luteolum contains these coding sequences:
- a CDS encoding ABC transporter substrate-binding protein, which yields MQRRTRLVLAPLAAGALLGLALTACTPGATTTGAGAAPDASTELTTDDITLTLMSTPESGAATEATIAAFETEHPNITIEYSQTNYEDYNQSVNLNLSSDQSPDIVLLNAVANTVKNKLVLPLDDYADLYGWNDFFPANQLNQWRVADNGTTLGDGGALYAAPAGFSLVGTYYNKAIAAELGIDAPTSLTEFEAALKTANAAGALPVQVGNAEGHAAFVVQLLGQGASGADTANAWAFGHAGATFDTEANHDAAQTLADWQTAGYLGDPTTVNGTDLQGAVDNFIGGKGLFLVDGIWDAGKIGEGLGDDAGFLPFPGENITGIGTSVAYAISTQSEHPNEAAAFLDFLRSPEASEQQFAQGFMPDDPTVAVAEEGTLQGDIVAAWAEIAEADGLVAFNNNATATMNDALKAGTQQLIAGQMSVGDFIASIQADWAAAHAG from the coding sequence ATGCAAAGACGCACGCGACTCGTCCTCGCCCCTCTGGCGGCGGGCGCCCTCCTCGGCCTTGCTCTCACGGCCTGCACGCCCGGCGCGACCACGACCGGCGCCGGCGCCGCCCCCGACGCCAGCACCGAGCTGACGACCGACGACATCACGCTCACCCTGATGTCCACGCCGGAATCCGGTGCGGCCACCGAAGCGACGATCGCTGCGTTCGAGACCGAGCATCCCAACATCACCATCGAGTACTCGCAGACCAACTACGAGGACTACAACCAGAGCGTCAATCTCAACCTCTCCAGCGATCAGTCGCCCGACATCGTGCTCCTGAACGCGGTCGCCAACACGGTCAAGAACAAGCTCGTCCTGCCGCTCGACGACTACGCCGACCTCTACGGCTGGAATGACTTCTTCCCCGCCAACCAGCTCAACCAGTGGCGCGTCGCCGATAACGGGACGACCCTCGGCGATGGGGGAGCGCTCTACGCGGCCCCCGCCGGGTTCTCGCTCGTCGGCACCTATTACAACAAGGCGATCGCCGCCGAACTGGGCATCGACGCGCCGACGTCGCTGACCGAGTTCGAGGCGGCTCTGAAGACCGCGAACGCGGCCGGCGCGCTTCCGGTGCAGGTCGGAAACGCCGAGGGGCACGCCGCCTTCGTCGTCCAGCTGCTGGGACAGGGCGCGTCGGGAGCCGACACGGCCAATGCCTGGGCCTTCGGGCATGCGGGTGCGACCTTCGACACCGAGGCGAACCACGATGCCGCACAGACTCTCGCGGACTGGCAGACGGCCGGCTACCTGGGCGACCCGACGACCGTGAACGGCACCGACCTCCAGGGCGCGGTGGACAACTTCATCGGCGGCAAGGGCCTCTTCCTGGTGGACGGCATCTGGGATGCCGGCAAGATCGGTGAGGGTTTGGGCGATGACGCTGGTTTCCTCCCGTTCCCGGGTGAGAACATCACCGGGATCGGCACGTCGGTCGCCTATGCGATCTCGACGCAGAGCGAGCACCCGAACGAGGCCGCGGCCTTCCTCGACTTCCTCCGCTCGCCGGAGGCGAGTGAGCAGCAGTTCGCGCAGGGGTTCATGCCCGACGACCCAACGGTCGCCGTCGCAGAGGAAGGGACCCTCCAGGGCGACATCGTCGCCGCCTGGGCGGAGATCGCCGAAGCCGACGGTCTCGTCGCATTCAACAACAACGCGACAGCGACGATGAACGATGCCCTCAAGGCGGGCACGCAGCAGCTCATCGCCGGGCAGATGTCGGTGGGCGACTTCATCGCTTCGATCCAGGCCGACTGGGCCGCAGCGCACGCCGGCTGA
- a CDS encoding carbohydrate ABC transporter permease, protein MTEPLTRTRGESGRVTGSSRRTRRGWSSLLYLVPAFVFYGTFTIAPWVQSVWLSFWEWDGIGAATWAGFENYIKVATDERLVVALRNGLGFIVFYTVFPVILGLLVAAVIAARPRRGSGFVRTVLFLPQILPLVAVGVVWRYLYAADGPINQVLRAVGLGDVARAWLGDFTWAYPAVGVIGTWVTTGLCMMLLLAGIQKIDPSLYEAARLDRCGPVRQFWHVTVPGVRAEIVVAVTVTLISALASFDIVYVTTGGGPGYQTIVPGVLIYKLVFTSNEVGLACALATVLSAIILVFVAVIGRIGRRGA, encoded by the coding sequence ATGACCGAACCGCTGACCCGCACACGGGGGGAGTCCGGTCGTGTGACCGGCTCCTCCCGGCGGACGCGACGGGGCTGGAGCTCACTGCTCTACCTGGTTCCCGCCTTCGTCTTCTACGGGACCTTCACGATCGCGCCGTGGGTCCAGAGCGTCTGGCTCTCCTTCTGGGAGTGGGACGGCATCGGGGCCGCGACCTGGGCCGGGTTCGAGAACTACATCAAGGTCGCCACCGACGAGCGGCTCGTCGTGGCACTGCGCAACGGTCTCGGCTTCATCGTGTTCTACACGGTCTTCCCGGTCATCCTCGGGCTTCTCGTCGCCGCGGTGATCGCGGCGCGTCCGCGCCGCGGATCGGGATTCGTGCGGACGGTGCTCTTCCTTCCGCAGATCCTGCCTCTCGTCGCCGTCGGCGTCGTGTGGCGCTACCTGTATGCGGCAGACGGGCCCATCAATCAGGTGCTGCGTGCTGTGGGGTTGGGAGATGTGGCCAGGGCGTGGCTCGGCGACTTCACCTGGGCGTATCCCGCGGTCGGCGTGATCGGCACCTGGGTGACGACCGGACTGTGCATGATGCTCCTGCTCGCCGGCATCCAGAAGATCGATCCCTCGCTCTACGAAGCCGCACGTCTCGACCGCTGCGGCCCGGTGCGCCAGTTCTGGCATGTCACGGTTCCCGGGGTGCGGGCGGAGATCGTCGTGGCCGTCACCGTCACCCTCATCTCCGCACTCGCGAGCTTCGACATCGTCTACGTGACGACCGGAGGCGGTCCCGGCTACCAGACCATCGTCCCCGGCGTGCTGATCTACAAGCTCGTCTTCACCTCGAACGAAGTCGGGCTCGCATGTGCGCTGGCCACCGTGCTGAGCGCGATCATCCTCGTCTTCGTCGCCGTGATCGGCCGAATCGGAAGGCGAGGCGCATGA